DNA sequence from the Vicia villosa cultivar HV-30 ecotype Madison, WI unplaced genomic scaffold, Vvil1.0 ctg.001344F_1_1, whole genome shotgun sequence genome:
ctaattgttcatctttctcatacacgcaaaccattcatcagaaacaaaaccattcacaaatcatcatcaaacataaccagacaaacattcatcaaacccaaacatttgttcatcactttcctaatcaaacaaacccttcagaaatttgagagaggaagagagaataagaaataaactcagaaaggtctcacccggttttggtttgtagattcagaatcgaaaccgaactcagcaacaacacgaacctcaactcaccataaactcgtgtgttttggatctgaaaggaagaagaacggcggaggttgctcgtggtggctggcgacggagggacgaacggtggtggctggcgacggagggacgaacgatGGTGGCTGTGAACGGCGGAGGTtgcagagaaagtgagaaacagtaaataaaaagaaaacgaaagagagaaagtgagaaagtgaaagcgtgtttttgtttttaacttttactaataaaggctactaaagcgcttctgaaaagcgctctcatagcctggtctataccagcgctttttagcaaaaagcgctctcattaaacccccctatagcagcactttgaaaagcgctctcataccccccccccccccttaccaaagcgcttttcaaaagcgctctcatacccccccccccttaccaaagcgcttttcaaaagcgctctcatacaccccccctaccacagcgcttttcagaagcgctctcataccccccccctttaagagcgcttttttagcgtgtttttttattttgtttttagtgcaacctataagagcgctttttactagaagcgctttagtaggggtgctgttaaagattaaatttggcgtagtgtattTTGGATAGGTTGGTTGACAAGAAGAGTGAATCACAAGAGGTAGCAGACAAGGTGTGGAAGGAGTTATCCTCTCTGGGAATTTCAGGGGGGAGAGAAAGGAGCTTTATGTGGAGATTATCAAGGGATTGGAAAGGAGCGACACAGAAAACATGATGGAAAAGAGGGAGAAAAAATTGGGGTCAACATGAATATTATGTCTTTTAACATAAGAGGGTGTGGTTGTGTCATTAAAAGAAGGAGCTTGAGAAAGATGATTGATAAGGGCCAGGCAGATATGGTGTTCTTGCAGGAAACCAAAACTCAGGTGGTGGATTTTAATTTCATTAGAAGTCTCTGGGGTCACGATGATTGCGAATGGACTAGCAAGGATTCGAATGGAGCTTCAGGGGGTTTGTCTATAATTTGGAAAAAAGGCTTAATTAATCCTTTATTCAGCTTCAGAACGGAGGGATCGGTTGGCATCGGGGCAGAGTTCCAAGGTCAGATATGCTTTTTTGTGAATGTATATTCTTCCTGTCACATTGCTGGTAAGCGTCTGTTATGGTCTGAATTAGTGGAGCTTAAACAAAAACTCCCTATGGGGTGGTGGTGTGTCGGTGGCGATTTCAACGCAATTAGAAATGCTAATGAAAGACAAGGAAACAATATGATTACTAGGTCGTCTGTATCTTATGAGTTCAATGATTTCATAGATTTGATAGGTTTGGTGGATGTTCCTACTATTGTCAAGAAGTTTACCTGGTCTAATAAGGATGGGAGTGTCAAAAGTAGGTTGGACAGGTTTCTGCTCTCATCAGAGTTAATTGATGATTGGAAGATTGGTGGTCAGAAGGTGGGGGATTGGGATATTTCAGATCATGCTCCGATCTGGTTAACGGTGATTGATAAGGATTGGGGACCCAAACCGTTTCGTGTGATTAATGGATGGTTTGAGATAAAGGAATTCAAGGCTTTCGCAGAATCCTCGTGGAAGAACATACAGGTGGAGGGAAATCAAGCTTATGTGGTGAAAGAGAAATTCAAACTGTTCAGAAATATTCTAAGGAGATGGAACAAGGAGAAATTCGGTCGGATTGATCTGAATATTCAAGAGGCTACTAAGAAGATAAATGGGTGGGATGTCGATTGTCAAGGGCGTGTGGAGGCCAAGAATGCCTTGTGGAAAAATCTGCATCTCAAAGAAAGTCTTTTGCGTCAGAAATCCAGACAGAAGTGGCTCAAAGAAGGAGATTCAAACACAAAATATTTCCATCAGGCGATCAAAGAAAGAAGGAGGCGCAACAACATTGTGGCAGTGCATCTAGAGGACGGTTCACTCATTGAAGATGTGGTTGGCATTAGAAAAGAAGTGCTGCAAGAATTCAAAGCTAGATTTAAAGAGGCTATAGCAATTAGACCAACACTGGAAAATGAGGGATTCATGAAACTATCATTGGAGGACAGGGACTTTTTAGAGGCTGAATTCTCAAGAGAAGAAATCAAAGCTGCTGTGTGGGATTCAGATGGCGAGAAATGTCCGGGCCCCGACGGTTTTAACCTTGGCTTCATTCAAAACTGCTGGAATTTTATGCAGGAAGATATCGTTAAGCTTGTCATGGAGTTTCACAAAACAGCATCCCTTCCTAAGTCTATCACAGCTTGTCATGGAGTACCGGCCCATTTGTCTGATAGGGAGTCTGTATAAAATTATTGCGAAAGTTTTGGCTAACAGAATCAAGCGGGTGTTAAAGTCTCTAATCTCTCCTTCTCAATCTGCTTTTGTACCTGGGAGGCAAATATTGGATGGGGTCCTGGCTTTAAACGAAATCATCGACCACGCGAAAAAGGGTAAAAAAGAGTGTTTCATCTTCAAGGTGGACTTCCAACAAGCGTATGACTGTGTTAGCTAGCAATTTTTGAGAGCTCTGTTTAAAAAGTGTGGTTTTGGCAATAATTGGTGTAGATGGATGGAAGCGTGTGTCTTCTCTAGTTCAATGTCGATATTAGTTAACGGGAGTCCGACTGAAGATTTTATCGTTGAAAGAGGTCTTCGCCAGGGCGACCCTCTGTCCCCTTTTCTTTTTACTTTGGTTGCTGAAGGATTGTCAGTATTATTCAAAGCAGCATCGGTGGCAGGTTCTTTTCAGGGTTATAGGTTGAATGGAGGGGCGAATATCAACATCCTCCAATTCGCAGACGATACGGTAATTGTTGGGAAAGCCTCTTGGAGAAATCTATGGtctataaaatcaatttttagagGATTCGAACTAGTATCGGGTCTGAAGGTCAATTTTCTAAAAAGTAAAGTGTTGGGGGTAAATGTGGAGGAATTGTTTATGGAGGCTGCTTCTCAATTTTTGTGCTGCAACAGGGAATCATTGCCTTTTAAATTCTTGGGAATTCAGGTGGGAACCAATCCTAGACGATGTGAAGCGTGGGGTTCGGTGGTGAACAATCTGAAGCATAGATTATCGTTGTGGAAATCCAAAACGCTATCCATTGGTGGTCGAGTAACTCTCCTTAATTCGGTTTTATCTTCCGTTCCGATCTATCCCATGTCATTTTATAAGGCTCCCGTTAAGATTATCAAAGACATTATTCGTATTCAGAGTCGGTTCCTATGGTGTGGGAATGAGGATAAGAAGGGGATTTCGTGGGTAAGTTGGGTTAACGTCTGTAAACCCAAGAATGAAGGTGGTTTGGGGATAAAGCACATAGGTGTTTTCAACAAATCTCTTTTGACAAAATGGAAATGGAGAGTACTGATGGAAGGTGACTCAATCTGGAAAAACATCCTGCAAGAACGCTATGGAGAAGTGGAAAAGGCGGTACTGATGGGGGCAGAATACAAACTAAAGAAGAAGGACTCAGTGTGGTGGAAAGACATGATGCTGGCCAGTGTGATTTCTACTAACGTTGTTGATGTTTTTGCAGGTTCTGTTTCTTTTGGCTTAGGAGTCGGCAATAAAATTATGTTTTGGCACGGTAGATGGCTTGGCAATTCTCCTTTCAAAAATCTGTTTCCTTCTTTGTTCAATCTGTCCAGGAATCCGGTAGCCACTGTTAATGAAATGGGGTGCTGGAATGGTGCGGTATGGACATGGGACCTTAACATCAATTCGGGAACGTTGTTGGGAGATCCAATAGCGCTGCAGGAAGCTTTAGAATTGTTAGAAATTTTAGGAGACATTCGGCCTGCATTGGGAGGAGGAGATACAACAAAATGGTGGCCAAGTGTGGACGGGAGTTTTTCGGTCAGAAGCTGTTACTCTCTTTTGAGGGATCGACAACTAGAAGATTTGGTTGCCGCGACTACTCTGGAGGTGATTAATAAGATTTGGGAAACGACGGTGCCGTCGAAAATTAAGGTGTTTGGGTGGCGTTATCTTTTAAATAGATTACCGTCAAAAGATCAATTAGAGAGAAGGGCTATTATTAATAGGACGGAGGACAAAATGTGCATATTCTGCTCGGCTGAGATTGAAGATCTAGATCACCTTGGTTTTCGTTGCTTCTTCGCAGCAAAAGTTTGGGAAAAGATTGCTGTTTGGCTTGACATTAGGCTGACAGTCTCCTTGGCTGGTCCTGCTCACTTTTCATACTTTATTCAGGAATTGCGaggaaagatggaaaagaaacaaATGGGCATAATCTGGTTGGCCACGATATGGACTCTTTGGAATTCAAGAAACAATTTCATCTTCAACAATTCTGATATTGTTCTAGATGAAGTGGTGGTGGGCATCAAAATGGTTTCTTGGATTTGGCTTTCGGCGGGGGTGACTAATCGTGCCTTTATATCGTTTTATTCTTGGTTTCAAGCCCCTTTGGTGGCCTTAAAAAACTTATAGCTACTTATTGTTGTATTGGGTtttgagtacccctagtactcataTCTTATATAATCTTAATCTTGcctatcaaaaaaaaaaacaatattaacgtaacaaatatatttaaattacatGTATATGGAATGAGTTAATACCTTAACCCATAAATTGATAATGCATACAGAGACAATAATTAACATATGTCTTAAAACTTGTTATCCACGCGAAAAGATGTCGGGTTATTTTTGCgactataaataatttttatatagttACTAATTAACACTAGCAAAGTACAAGTAAtacattaacaaaaataaaataatgttaaaAATCACAAGTAATACTTACTTTTGGGAAAACGAAGCTTGCATTTCTAACTTTTAGAGTATGTTTCACAAATTTATATCTCTTTGTAGCTTTACATGTCgttaaaaaataaacatgaatacaaattattcaaaattaaaggTGAAATTTGAGTATTACAAATAATACCACTTTTTCGCTCAAAACTTCATGCATCATTTCATTAAGATTATAGTATAACGAGCATAACATAATTATGACATTTTGCTTTGGACATATACTAATTATAGTTGTCAATGTGAATTGCATAAACATTTAAATAACTAATAATATGTATAAAATTGATTtatgggttaatacctattttaccccctgccatatggggcgtagttgaaaaaccccctgccaaaaaaaaagtttcaaaacatGCCTCATAAACCTCACTAAAAAATCTGATgtggcaatttttttttaattctttttattatttttaatgacgtattttttatttattttaattccacgtggcatttttattattattttattgtttggtttttagttaatataagaaaacatgttAAAATTTTGTTGGAGGTGGGAGTTGAACCCACTCCTTGCAACTTCAAAGTGGAGCGCCTGACCACTGGGCTAGAAGCTCTAAGTTGTTATTTGTTTGCATTTAATTATTGTTATAGTATCCAACtaattatttgcatttaattgaTAATTATATACAACTAATTATATACTATTTACtataacttttttaaaatatattttatatactatTTAGTATAGATTTTTTAATACTATGTTTTATAGTATCCAACTAATAAAGTTAAACATATACTATTtactatatattttataatatttattttactttaaaaataaattaaaataaatattattatcacGGGTCTTCACTTAcgtaattgaaaattgaaaataaatataacgtTATTAATTAACAACTATATCATGGGTCTTCACATAAAATAACGTTATATAAAATAACGttctatatattaatattaattgaaaattgaaaataaatataacgttattaattaacataaaataatattaattaataacgttaatagtaaattaaattaaattaaattaaatataaattgtttaaattatattaattaacataaatataacgttaatagtaaaataatattaaataaattaaataaaaataaattaaattaaactaaacataaacgttaaattaaattaaactaatattaattagaaaatataaactaaattaaattaatataaaaaatattaattaataacgttgatagtaaaataaattaaattaaattaaatataaattaaactaaattaatataaatataattagtttatattttataatttagttaacTTTAATAGTAgaacaaatattaattattattttgtaatttaactaatattaattaaatattaaatttgttttactAATAATGAGTTtagataaatataaaatataaatctgTTACTATTAACGttaatttgttttactaataatatttgttttactgttactattaatttgttttactaataataatatttgttttactgtaactattaatttgttttactaataATTAATAGTTTGTTATTATTAGTTTGGAGATATGGTTGCTTTACTATAGGTTGATATGgttgttttataaaataataattaatatttgttttactattcaagttaactaaattataaaatataaactaataatatttatattaatttagtttaatttagtttatattttataatttaattattaacagtaaaataaatattaattattaatttataatttataatttaattaatattaattaactgataaatattaactaataactattaattatttactaataatatttatattaattaattatgaaaacatTAATTATTAGTGCTAATAACGTTAATTTAACTATTATAATTTAGCTAAGGCATTTCAATAACAAAAACTAACATGCAGCCTAGTGGTAATGGTGTTGGTCATGTATGCTTTATGACTTGGATTCAACACTTACTACGACCAATTTTTTGAGCATTCATATTAAACATTCCTAaaaccaaacaataaaataataataaaaatgccacgtggaattaaaataaataaaaaataataaaaatgccacctaagccaaccacgtcattaaaaataataaaaagaattaaaaaaaattgccacATCAGATTTTTTAATGAGGTGGCGTGATAAAGGTTCAAAtgcaaacttttgaaattttatgaggcatgttttgaaactttttttttggcaggggggtttttcaactacgccccatatggcagggggtaaaataggtattaacccttgatttataaaagaaaacacaaattaatatatatttacgcATGGTAAAGCGGTCCTAAGTAACATTCTTTGTTCTCATTAACCAACTTATTTTGTATGTAAATCTTGATAGTATTCTCTTTTGTTGAAATTGAATATTGAATAGATTTAAGAAACAATACTTTCTTAATTCCCTTTCAACACATATCTCATGCATGGATCTAAAAGTTAATGTAAAAGTCAAATCTTTATGTTAAAGTACGAGAACAATGAATGTAAACTGAAATCACTATAAAAAAGTGTACTTACGAGCACCATAACTATAGTACATTATGTCCAACCAATCATTTCCCTTCAAAAATTCCATAACACAAATCTTATGAAGTATATAAGCTTGTTATGGTTAGTGTTTTAATGTAAACTAGATGTATGACATCTTCTATATCGTCTTTGATAGTCTTTGTGTGTTTTCTGGTTGAGGTAGTGTGGTGTCAATATTATGTTGTGGGGAAGAACAACTATCTTTTTATGCTTACACCCCTCCATACCAACTTTCTCATATACGTCTAACTGATTTAATTTGAGTGGATGAGTACACTCATTGATTTCAATTGTTGCATCATAAAAGCAACTGAAATACAatacaaaaatttattaaatacgtaaacaataacaacaaaatacaatttttttaacttataCTTACCTCAATCACATCATGGTACACTTCTCCTACAGTTCCTCAGATAAATTTTCTCGCTCATTCTCAGTTAACTTCTCTCGTTCCTCTTGCAACCTCTCTCGCACCTCCTGCAAAAACCTATCTCGTTCCTCTAGATGCACCCTCTCATGTTCCTCCTAAGTCCACTTCTAAAGCACCCCCTGAGTCCACTTCTTCCGCTCCAGTTATAATACTTGTGATTTCTCCCCACCATTTTATCAACTATCTCTTCAATTTATTTTTTACGGTTTACTACATTACTTGTTTACGATGGTCCAGAATATAACCTCAAGTTGTCGCCTCTTCCAAGACCATAGACACACCCATCATTCTCCTTGGTTCCAATCACTTCTACCTAGAAGATGTCATGACGTTCTTGTGGAACAGAGATACCATCTTTGGACTTTTCAATTAGTAAATCCTACCACACATATAAAAGTTCATTTTTGACAAAATGAATTAACTAAAATAagtaatgttaaaaaaatatcGACTTACAATCTTTTCAGCCACTTCGCATGTAGTCTCTGATGTGAACTCGCCTCTTGGTATTTGTGTTCCCTCTTCATTTCTCATAGCGTGATGGTGGAGATGGGTTGCGATCAAGTCTTCTAAAAGGATCtttcagatctaattctatttttttaattaatcattttttgTTCCAATTCATCATATCCTCCACGAGACAATCTACATTGACAGATATTTATGGTTCCATTCTCCTTCCTTTTTGGATTTTAGCCAAGAAAGTATGAGTGGTGCGATACTTGACAAAATCCTCCCCAACTTTCTTTTCAAGAAATGGATACTTCATAGAGGCTCTTAGttataatttgaatttttaaaataatcatgTGTGAGTTGTGTCTTAAATCCCCTCCAACGCTCACTAGCATATCCAATTCATTTCTTTTTCATTATACCTCTAGAACAATAAACACTTCCTATATTTACATATTAGAGTTGATAttagtaataaataaaaaatggtcATTTATACTTGTAATGCATATCATAAAATTTCTAATAAATATTGTAATATCGgttcataatttatttttcaaatcacCGTCAACGTCATGCCAATTATCTTTCAAAATTCTGACTTTTCTTTTATCTTGTAATGGCATATAACCCCTAAAATTATCTACATGTTCACCCTAAGCTTTACAAGTTCTTAGACAAAAATTAACTTGGAAGAGAACACCGCTTTCGTGGGCTTTTGTCATCTTGTTCAACATTGTGGCACCTCTAATTTATCTTTTACTTTTAGCATTAATAGAGATTGTAGCATAAGTTGTATGAGTGGTGTTGGTCGAATCGTCCATGTTTGTgtaaattaaaaaatgtattacTCAAACCAACAAATCTCTGATAAGGCACCTATTGCATATGAATTATATTATACTCATGGTACACTTCCTAAGAATATACACTCAACATATTCTCAAACTAATACTATTCATTAAAAACAACATTTCTACGAACATTCCAGTGGTCAATGTGTAACACCATTTACTCAAACTAACACTATTTAAGAAAAACAACATTGTTATCAATATTTCAATGGTCAGTGACATCATTTTCTCAAACTAAATACTATTCAAGATAAACAACATCTATATCAACATGTTATTGGTAAGCGACACCATTTTCTCTAACTAACACAAGATAAAGTGAATTACCTAGCAAAAACGTGATGAGGAAGCTTCAACGAGTTAGATTGAAAGAGTTGATGTTGCAAGAGATGATGGAATATGAGTTTTGCTGAAGAGGAAAATCGCCTAGTTTTTTTAAAGAGAATGACGATGAAACGAGGATTGTTGATATGTAAATGAAAATTTAGAGTATAGATCTTTGAAGTATTCATGAAAAATAACATACACGTCGGGTTTTGGGAAAATCGAgggaatatattaattaaaaattaaaaaatagaaagcgCTTTATTTTGAGAAATTCATGTAAAAAATATTACACGTCGGTTTTTTTTGGAAAACCGAGGGAACTGATTACCCCTCGGTTGGACaaagcaatgttttaaaaatcgaaaGGTAAAATGATTCGGAAAAACATGTGGGTCAAGGTTTAATCGGTTCAACCATTTAAATCGTGGTTGAACCGCATaacaaatttaaactaaaaaattaaataagtatattattaaacatcctaataaaattattttatatctaaatttataaataaaattctaaaaaaaaaatataataaacaagCTTGCAAAAGAAGAAGTATTTGCCTTAATTCTTTAACTCGGACAATGTGATTCAACACTAACACAAAAGTGTCATTTCTCCAATTTTGGGTTTTTTATCGGCATGATTTTTCTTATCTCTTTCAAGATCAAAATCACTTACTCAATGTCCATAAACCTATATTATTTCTTCTCCTTCTATTTGCATTTACATTGTCGCATGTcttccaattttattttttatatgcatAATTGTAATTATTTGTTATAATCAATTTTTTAGATCTAAATAAAGAAAACTAGagaagtaaaacataaaaaacaaatttgatattttgcaattattttgattttttgcaGTTGAAAAGGTTTTATCCCAATTTTGTAGACTTAGCAGTTTATTGATCTAAATTGAATCAGATTTGACTACGGTTCAAGATTGAACCGGTTCAACCAGACGGTtcgatccgatttttaaaacattgggaCAAAGTATAAAAGggattattaaaatttaaataataataataataataacataaaggtacttaaaaaaattaatttcttagttcaaaaaaaataaataagggaaAAGCGCCGACTGAGAAATAGTAACATTTGGTCCCCAAgtcaattgaaaaataaaaataaaaaacagaaaatGCAGTATCTTGGATTCGAAGCGAGGTCCCTAGTAAATGTATTCCCTCGGTTATAGGAATAAATGAGGGTATATgttgtatagttttttttatataaaaataatggtTCTCTCAAGACATATATCTCGGTTATTAGTGTGTCGAGGTGAAAACTatgtcataaaatatattatttgtagtagcgCTCCTTGTTGTTTGAAAGCACGGTGCATTTGTGATGAAGTTTAACAACTTTTATTTCATATCTCTTTCCGGTCAGTAATGTCTTTGATATTATCAAAGGGTCTTACCATATGTTTGTTTCATAGAATGAGTAGAAAACATAAACGTAAGCAAGGTTATAAAAAGATAGAATTAGCATCACTAAACGAAACAAAAGTTTAGgtttaaaaatacatatttagGCTTAAAATAACGCCTAACCATATTTCATTTAAGAATCATATAAACCTAACAACATAAAACAACTAAGCATATAAATTTACCCGAAGTAGAATAAAACTGAAAACTTATAAATAATGAAGTCGAACCTGGGAAACAAAGAAGATTAAACTGAAAGTTTTATACAAAGAAAAGGAAACCGTAACAAAAAATTTGATGAAGTAGATGAGAAAAGCTTGAAGTAGAGGATATGAAAAAGGGAGAGTAATATAAACATGGACTTTGGTGAAAACCTAACCAACCCTAATTGACATTAGAAGTGATGTTACAAGATGAATCAAGATgataaatttgattgatttgatgatGTAATTAGTTACAAAAAAATTTAGTTCGGAATCAGATCTTCAGAGAAGAGTAAAGAATACAATATCAGGAAAGAAAACATAATGCATAAGACAATATTCAAATTATTGGAAAGAACTCAAATGACGTTATTAGTTGGAAAAAGTAACATTTGGAAAAAAATTCTCATAGTTTGGTGTCGTTGCAGCAACAGAATGAAGGGATATATTGAATTTTCCAgaacattgattttttttataatatagatGGAGGTAACACCATAATTTCCCTTTTCTCTTTTTCCATTCCAATTTGTCACGAGTTTTTTCTCGTAATGTATAATTTGATAAGTCATCTTTAGATCATTGTTATCCTTGTTGGTGGATAAGCCATAATTGAATAGATAAGTTGTACCACCAACAGTTAACCTACATTTAGGTTGTAGAATGACTTGGTGTATCTTAGATATCCAAATCTTCCTTTTGAATTCTCAATTGTTTGATTCATGATATGTCCTTATAAGGTTGAGGAAAGTGTTGGTTTTATGTATCCAAACTAGTTTTACCTATGCGAGTTTGTGTTAGTAAAATCCAAATGGAATCTTAAAGATTTTGGGAAACTAGCGGAGAATTGTTGAAACCAAAGAGTGTGGCAGGAGAGGTTTCTCCTCAAAGGTAGGCTATTTATTCCCTGTGATTCAAGGTTAGTTTGTTTCGTATTTGATATTTAATTAGGTTAGTGATATTACCGAGATCAGGAGACTTTCGTGGCCTATAACACTTGACTGTGCTTAGTACAAAGAGGAGgaaggggtgtacctgcaagacaTATAATGCCAAAGTGAGATTTAGAGTGAGAAAGCAAGTTCAAAGTAGGGAATGAAAGTGAATACATGACCCTCTTTtggaagagggtatttatagcccccaacgCTGGGCCAATGTCTCTTATTTCAGGCTGGATTTACAGGCCCAAAACAGGTGACTGCCAAGATCTTACGTGGGTAGGGCAAGATAAGCGCGTGA
Encoded proteins:
- the LOC131634746 gene encoding uncharacterized protein LOC131634746, with the translated sequence MNIMSFNIRGCGCVIKRRSLRKMIDKGQADMVFLQETKTQVVDFNFIRSLWGHDDCEWTSKDSNGASGGLSIIWKKGLINPLFSFRTEGSVGIGAEFQGQICFFVNVYSSCHIAGKRLLWSELVELKQKLPMGWWCVGGDFNAIRNANERQGNNMITRSSVSYEFNDFIDLIGLVDVPTIVKKFTWSNKDGSVKSRLDRFLLSSELIDDWKIGGQKVGDWDISDHAPIWLTVIDKDWGPKPFRVINGWFEIKEFKAFAESSWKNIQVEGNQAYVVKEKFKLFRNILRRWNKEKFGRIDLNIQEATKKINGWDVDCQGRVEAKNALWKNLHLKESLLRQKSRQKWLKEGDSNTKYFHQAIKERRRRNNIVAVHLEDGSLIEDVVGIRKEVLQEFKARFKEAIAIRPTLENEGFMKLSLEDRDFLEAEFSREEIKAAVWDSDGEKCPGPDGFNLGFIQNCWNFMQEDIVKLVMEFHKTASLPKSITACHGVPAHLSDRESV